A genomic segment from Gracilimonas sediminicola encodes:
- a CDS encoding DUF456 domain-containing protein, which translates to MELIILIIGALLMLIGLAGAFLPVVPGLPFSYVGLLILQFLYAPFSLTFLLVWAVIVIVVGFVLDNVIPAWATKKFGGSPYGVTGSVVGLIAGLFFPPIGFVLGPLVGAFLGELIAGNKSDKALKSALGSFVGFMAATGLKVMAAGVMAYHYFANVSI; encoded by the coding sequence ATGGAACTTATCATACTAATTATCGGCGCACTGTTAATGCTAATTGGTTTGGCCGGAGCTTTTCTTCCGGTCGTACCCGGACTTCCTTTCAGCTATGTGGGATTACTGATCCTGCAGTTTTTATATGCTCCTTTTTCTCTCACATTTCTACTGGTGTGGGCGGTGATCGTAATCGTAGTGGGGTTTGTGTTGGATAACGTGATCCCGGCTTGGGCAACCAAAAAATTCGGCGGATCTCCCTATGGTGTCACCGGCTCTGTAGTAGGCCTGATTGCCGGACTCTTCTTTCCTCCCATTGGTTTCGTGCTGGGACCTCTGGTTGGTGCTTTTCTTGGAGAACTTATCGCCGGAAATAAATCCGATAAAGCCTTGAAGTCGGCCTTAGGTTCATTTGTAGGATTTATGGCCGCAACCGGTTTAAAAGTGATGGCAGCCGGAGTAATGGCGTATCACTACTTTGCGAACGTATCCATTTAA
- a CDS encoding alpha/beta hydrolase family protein yields MTCSSFRKSSYLTTLILAFTVGFMQLGLAQNGLTPTQVAKIKNVGSVYLSADGSTAAYTLSVPADPMKENALPSTHLYIMDVSSRETSPLITDMNVSGIAFRPGSTNITYLAKKEGDETNSLYELNAESGESKKLYSFERNIAGYSWAADGNHIVFRSAEPQDESESPLPYSPEVYEENLTNTWAYIQNVAMAEHEPHRIPVEGSVYDAVWSPDQQKLAVAVAPTPLVDDFYMSQKVVIIDHKTRDVVAEVDHEGKLGQITWSPDSKKLAMIAAATINDPIAGRLKIADAATGETTLLKEDFKGSFEQIEWANANTIHYLASKGVWSEFGSIKSDGSQMKAIVPTGGAILNSFAHAGNGTHVFNANTPDHPGELYLMKKGDNQPQRVTNSNPWLDEVPKGNQEAVTYTTKDGMKVEGIVIYPLDYEEGMRYPTITVVHGGPEAHYDNGWLTSYSMAGQMGAAEGFVVFYPNYRGSTGRGIEYAMSSQGDLAGAEFDDIVEGVDYLIAEGVTDEAKVGVTGGSYGGYATAWMSTKYSDRFAAGVMFVGISNNLSKWGTSDIPEELYYVHARKRIWEDYMGYLERSPIYHVDNAKTPLLIMHGKEDTRVDPGQSYELYRHIKTRTDTPVRLVLYPGEGHGNRHATARFDYNLRAMRWFNEYLKGDENQRPDTELEVEKMTIEN; encoded by the coding sequence ATGACTTGTTCTTCATTCCGAAAATCGAGCTATCTAACAACGCTTATTCTGGCGTTTACGGTTGGATTTATGCAGCTTGGGCTGGCCCAGAACGGCCTCACCCCAACACAAGTTGCCAAAATTAAAAATGTCGGCTCTGTTTACTTATCAGCTGACGGAAGCACTGCCGCCTACACGCTTTCCGTACCGGCCGACCCCATGAAAGAAAACGCCTTGCCCAGTACTCATCTGTACATAATGGATGTTTCGAGCCGGGAGACTTCACCCTTAATAACCGACATGAACGTGAGTGGCATTGCCTTCAGGCCCGGTAGCACTAATATTACCTACCTGGCGAAAAAAGAAGGAGATGAAACTAATTCATTGTATGAGTTGAACGCTGAATCCGGAGAGTCTAAGAAGCTGTATTCCTTTGAACGAAATATTGCCGGATACAGCTGGGCAGCTGATGGTAATCACATCGTATTCAGGTCTGCAGAACCTCAAGATGAAAGCGAGTCACCGCTTCCCTACAGCCCGGAAGTTTATGAAGAGAATTTGACGAACACCTGGGCCTACATCCAAAATGTTGCCATGGCAGAACATGAGCCCCACCGCATTCCGGTTGAAGGTTCTGTATATGATGCCGTGTGGAGTCCGGACCAGCAAAAACTTGCCGTAGCCGTTGCTCCTACTCCTTTGGTTGATGATTTCTACATGAGCCAGAAAGTGGTAATTATTGATCACAAAACGCGTGATGTAGTTGCCGAAGTTGACCACGAAGGGAAGCTCGGGCAAATTACCTGGAGCCCAGACAGCAAGAAACTGGCTATGATTGCCGCTGCCACCATCAACGATCCTATTGCCGGCCGACTGAAGATTGCCGATGCTGCCACCGGCGAAACTACTTTACTTAAAGAAGACTTCAAGGGCAGCTTCGAACAAATAGAATGGGCGAACGCCAACACCATTCACTATTTAGCCAGCAAAGGAGTTTGGTCAGAATTTGGAAGCATTAAAAGTGACGGCAGCCAGATGAAAGCGATTGTCCCTACCGGCGGAGCTATTCTGAATTCATTTGCCCATGCCGGAAACGGAACTCATGTTTTCAACGCCAACACTCCGGATCATCCCGGTGAATTGTACCTGATGAAGAAAGGAGATAATCAGCCCCAAAGAGTAACCAACAGCAACCCTTGGCTTGACGAAGTTCCAAAAGGAAACCAAGAAGCGGTTACTTACACCACCAAAGATGGTATGAAAGTAGAGGGAATTGTTATTTACCCGCTGGATTATGAAGAAGGAATGCGTTACCCAACCATCACTGTGGTGCATGGCGGACCTGAAGCTCACTACGATAACGGCTGGCTGACCTCCTACTCCATGGCCGGACAAATGGGTGCTGCAGAAGGCTTTGTTGTATTCTATCCCAATTATCGCGGAAGTACCGGACGCGGGATTGAGTACGCCATGAGCAGCCAGGGCGATTTAGCCGGAGCCGAGTTCGATGACATCGTAGAAGGGGTTGATTACCTGATTGCAGAAGGCGTGACGGATGAAGCTAAAGTCGGTGTAACCGGCGGTTCCTATGGCGGTTATGCCACTGCATGGATGAGCACCAAATACAGCGATCGTTTTGCTGCCGGAGTGATGTTTGTTGGTATCAGCAACAACCTGTCTAAATGGGGAACCAGTGATATTCCTGAAGAGCTGTATTACGTGCATGCCCGTAAGCGAATCTGGGAAGATTATATGGGATACCTTGAGCGCAGCCCAATCTACCATGTGGACAATGCAAAAACCCCGCTGCTGATTATGCACGGGAAAGAAGATACAAGGGTTGATCCCGGACAGTCTTATGAGCTCTACCGCCACATCAAAACACGGACTGATACTCCCGTTCGATTGGTACTTTATCCGGGAGAAGGACATGGTAACCGTCATGCAACCGCCCGATTTGATTATAACCTGCGGGCGATGCGGTGGTTTAATGAGTACCTGAAAGGGGATGAAAATCAGCGTCCTGACACCGAACTGGAAGTAGAGAAAATGACGATCGAAAACTAA
- a CDS encoding amidohydrolase family protein — translation MKYNTWINVALIIAAIGVSGCTETDPDKKVTVISGATLFDGTGAEAIQNSMVVIRGGEIDCVGKDGDCSVPLGAEVINAEGKYITPGLVDAHMHFFQTGFFDSRPDAMDITNEYPFAEVAAYQKQNPQRYYNSYLCSGITAVYDVGGMSWSIDLQEAAENNPKSPHVAAAGPLITPVPGAPFDLPSDKVLVTLDSEEAGVKTVQYLSALGSTGIKFWTFDEDSDEYMKRVKATADEIRRQGNQMISHATTLDQAKAALRNGTKLLVHSVQNTEVDDEFIKLAKENGTYYNPTLIVSAGYMLAFRAAADIAPIPVTDPNGCVDSKTMELITSASQFQNHPRLSGNMKNRLQSFNPETDMTREMLLTNLRKVYEAGIPIVVGTDAGNPGTLHGISIYDEMEYMQQAGIPAKDLIVMATKNGAESMRRGDDFGTLESGKLANLILLEENPADDISNMRSLTHVMIKGKLMDVGEVQTE, via the coding sequence ATGAAATACAATACATGGATTAATGTAGCATTAATAATAGCAGCCATTGGGGTTTCCGGGTGCACCGAAACAGACCCCGATAAAAAAGTAACGGTAATTTCGGGAGCAACTTTATTTGACGGAACCGGAGCTGAAGCCATTCAGAACAGTATGGTGGTAATAAGGGGAGGAGAAATCGACTGTGTGGGTAAAGATGGAGATTGCTCAGTACCGCTGGGGGCAGAAGTTATAAATGCAGAAGGGAAATACATCACTCCCGGACTTGTGGATGCACACATGCATTTTTTCCAAACCGGTTTTTTTGACAGCAGGCCAGACGCGATGGATATCACCAACGAATATCCATTTGCAGAAGTAGCGGCCTATCAGAAGCAAAACCCTCAGCGCTACTACAATTCATACCTCTGTTCAGGAATTACGGCGGTGTATGATGTAGGTGGAATGAGCTGGTCCATCGATTTGCAGGAGGCGGCGGAGAATAACCCCAAATCCCCTCATGTAGCGGCAGCAGGTCCATTGATTACTCCGGTTCCCGGCGCTCCTTTCGATCTTCCTTCAGACAAAGTATTGGTCACTCTTGATTCGGAGGAAGCAGGAGTGAAAACGGTTCAGTATTTATCTGCTTTGGGAAGTACAGGTATTAAATTCTGGACCTTTGATGAAGATAGCGATGAATATATGAAGCGTGTTAAGGCCACAGCTGATGAAATTCGGCGGCAGGGAAACCAAATGATCTCCCATGCCACAACGCTTGATCAGGCCAAAGCGGCATTGCGTAATGGTACCAAGCTGTTGGTACATAGCGTGCAGAATACGGAGGTTGATGACGAGTTCATCAAATTGGCGAAAGAAAATGGTACGTACTACAACCCAACCCTGATTGTAAGTGCCGGGTATATGCTTGCATTTCGTGCAGCAGCAGATATTGCCCCGATTCCGGTTACAGATCCCAATGGCTGTGTGGATTCTAAAACCATGGAGCTCATTACTTCAGCAAGTCAGTTTCAGAACCATCCGCGACTATCCGGAAATATGAAAAACCGGCTTCAGTCTTTTAACCCTGAAACGGACATGACCCGGGAGATGCTTTTAACGAATCTTAGGAAAGTGTATGAGGCCGGCATCCCCATTGTTGTTGGTACTGATGCGGGTAACCCGGGAACTCTCCACGGAATTTCTATTTATGATGAAATGGAATACATGCAGCAAGCCGGGATTCCGGCCAAAGACTTGATTGTGATGGCCACAAAAAACGGGGCCGAATCTATGCGTCGCGGAGATGATTTCGGAACACTTGAATCCGGGAAGCTGGCTAACCTGATTTTACTTGAAGAAAACCCCGCCGATGACATCTCGAATATGCGGTCATTAACCCACGTGATGATCAAAGGAAAGCTGATGGATGTTGGGGAAGTTCAGACGGAATAG
- a CDS encoding transposase — translation MIKLEPNRYYHIYNRGNNREKLFYTEANYRYFLTKFRQHCFHVLETYAYCLMGNHFHVLVSVRPVNEQQALFEERSLNTRKLRSPSKHIAHFFSSYTQSINKQEGRVGSLFQKNFKRKEIDPEDYFRQTIVYIHLNPLKHGFSDDIKAYPYSSYPVYLNSEETFLNREKTLDLFGGIKNFYVAHKMG, via the coding sequence ATGATTAAGCTTGAACCAAATAGATATTATCATATTTATAATCGGGGAAACAATCGGGAAAAGCTTTTTTATACCGAGGCCAATTATAGATATTTTTTGACCAAATTTCGCCAACATTGTTTTCATGTATTAGAAACATATGCCTATTGTTTGATGGGGAATCACTTTCATGTATTAGTTAGTGTCAGGCCGGTAAATGAGCAACAAGCTTTATTTGAAGAAAGAAGCTTGAACACGCGAAAGTTGCGCTCACCATCAAAGCATATTGCGCATTTCTTTAGTTCTTATACCCAATCAATAAATAAGCAAGAAGGCCGGGTAGGGAGTTTGTTTCAAAAGAACTTTAAACGAAAAGAGATTGATCCCGAAGATTACTTTAGGCAAACAATTGTTTATATACACCTGAACCCCTTAAAACACGGATTTTCAGATGATATTAAAGCTTATCCGTATTCTTCATATCCCGTTTATCTGAACTCAGAAGAAACATTTCTAAACCGGGAAAAGACGTTAGATTTATTCGGAGGGATTAAAAACTTTTATGTTGCTCATAAAATGGGATAG
- a CDS encoding tetratricopeptide repeat protein: protein MKSHLSLLLIIPLFLFSFDAIAQDKLLGKIDFPNSGAEAAQADFTEGVKFLHNFEYGDAARAFRRAQEKDADFVMAYYGEAKSHNHPIWMQQDRVAAMAILSKLGETVEERQKKATTQREKDLLMSLEVLYGNTEEAKNLSKEERDDLYMEFMKELHEKYPDDHEITAFYGLSILGTAHEGRDFAIYMEAAAELFDVWNANKEHPGAAHYLIHSFDDPVHAPLGLPMAKAYSEIAPAAAHAQHMTSHIFLALGMWEETIDANIVARDVQQTRQKELGENLTVCGHYTWWLQYGYLQTGEEEKARQVLLKCYDRIQKEPTGGEKWHFSVMRGHFIVDSESWVEVAEWTADYDEGNRAGQNYFFTSALAAIKMGNLEKAHQNLDKLKEVPESPDRNIQMNQIKSLLLIEEGKNEQGLQLLKETAVAESELPIDFGPPTIVKPSYELLGDVLLDMNKYEEAIAAYEKQLERTPKRRRSVLGKEKAKGLASR, encoded by the coding sequence ATGAAAAGCCATCTTTCTTTACTTCTGATTATTCCCCTGTTCCTTTTTTCGTTTGACGCAATAGCTCAGGATAAGCTGTTGGGTAAAATCGACTTTCCTAATTCCGGAGCGGAAGCAGCGCAGGCTGATTTTACTGAAGGGGTGAAGTTTCTGCATAATTTTGAATACGGGGATGCCGCCCGTGCTTTCAGGCGAGCTCAGGAAAAGGACGCCGACTTTGTAATGGCTTACTATGGGGAGGCCAAGTCTCACAACCATCCTATCTGGATGCAGCAGGATCGGGTAGCGGCGATGGCCATTCTGAGCAAACTTGGAGAAACCGTTGAAGAGCGGCAGAAAAAAGCGACTACCCAAAGAGAAAAAGATTTATTGATGTCGCTGGAAGTGCTTTATGGTAATACCGAGGAAGCAAAAAACCTCTCCAAGGAAGAGCGTGATGATTTGTACATGGAATTCATGAAGGAACTACATGAGAAATATCCCGATGATCATGAGATTACTGCATTTTACGGGTTGTCGATTTTGGGAACCGCACATGAAGGGCGCGATTTTGCCATTTACATGGAAGCCGCCGCTGAGCTGTTTGACGTATGGAACGCTAATAAGGAACATCCCGGTGCCGCTCATTATCTCATTCATTCTTTTGACGATCCTGTTCATGCTCCGCTTGGCTTACCGATGGCAAAGGCCTACTCCGAGATTGCTCCTGCAGCCGCACATGCCCAACATATGACCTCACACATTTTCCTTGCTTTGGGAATGTGGGAAGAAACCATTGATGCAAATATCGTGGCGAGAGATGTTCAGCAAACTCGCCAAAAAGAACTCGGGGAAAACTTAACCGTTTGCGGTCATTATACCTGGTGGTTACAATATGGATACCTTCAAACCGGAGAAGAAGAAAAAGCCCGTCAGGTTCTGTTAAAATGCTACGACCGAATTCAAAAAGAACCGACAGGTGGAGAAAAATGGCACTTTTCTGTGATGCGCGGTCACTTTATTGTTGATAGTGAAAGCTGGGTGGAGGTCGCGGAATGGACGGCAGATTATGATGAAGGAAACAGAGCCGGTCAAAACTATTTCTTCACATCTGCGCTGGCAGCTATAAAAATGGGTAATCTTGAAAAAGCACATCAAAACCTGGATAAATTAAAGGAAGTACCTGAAAGTCCGGATCGAAATATTCAGATGAATCAGATAAAGAGTTTACTGCTGATTGAAGAAGGAAAGAATGAGCAGGGACTTCAATTGTTGAAAGAAACGGCTGTGGCCGAGTCTGAATTACCCATCGACTTTGGCCCGCCAACTATTGTAAAGCCATCCTATGAGTTATTAGGTGATGTGTTGCTGGACATGAATAAATACGAAGAAGCCATTGCCGCTTACGAAAAACAATTGGAGCGTACACCTAAACGTAGGAGGTCGGTGCTCGGCAAGGAGAAGGCTAAGGGGCTGGCTTCGCGATAA
- a CDS encoding TraR/DksA family transcriptional regulator codes for MTDSEKAKLKEIISSRIEETKEEITELQELVKPIPLDASIGRVSRMDAINNKTINESSLREKTQQLKKLERAKENAEADNFGLCSRCGEEIPFGRLEYMPHTTRCVKCVG; via the coding sequence ATGACGGACTCCGAAAAGGCGAAGCTCAAAGAAATCATCAGCTCAAGAATAGAAGAAACAAAAGAAGAGATCACTGAGCTTCAGGAGCTGGTGAAACCCATTCCATTGGACGCCTCCATCGGCAGGGTTTCGAGGATGGATGCCATTAATAATAAGACCATAAATGAGTCGTCGCTGAGAGAGAAAACCCAACAGCTCAAAAAGCTGGAACGTGCTAAAGAGAATGCAGAAGCCGATAATTTTGGCCTTTGTTCGCGATGTGGAGAGGAAATTCCATTCGGCCGTTTAGAGTACATGCCTCATACTACCCGATGCGTGAAGTGTGTAGGTTAG
- a CDS encoding DMT family transporter, whose product MKNVILYLIPALIWGSTWFAITFQVGEVDPIVSVSYRFLLAGLILLGYAIIRRLNLRYSLSEHKFIFLQGVFLFGFNYWMVYLAEQTLTSGLVALVFSTMLFMNIFNSRIFLKNVIPWKVYGGAVLGLTGIVMIFYRDLLSFSFSDAASIALLQAVGAAYIASLGNIISARNQSAGLPVIQTNAIGMTYGAIAMAVVALLAGYEFSYSVAFSYSLSLLYLGVFGSVFAFGAYLSLIGRIGASRAGYVQLVVPIIALILSTIFENYSWTITAMVGVAFIISGNFIVLERGKTKQAPLSQRT is encoded by the coding sequence TTGAAAAATGTAATTCTATATCTCATACCGGCCCTGATCTGGGGCTCCACCTGGTTTGCCATCACCTTTCAGGTTGGGGAGGTTGACCCTATTGTTTCGGTAAGCTACCGGTTTTTGTTGGCCGGATTGATACTGCTGGGATATGCTATAATCAGGAGATTAAATCTTCGCTACAGCCTGTCCGAACATAAGTTCATATTTCTTCAGGGTGTGTTCTTGTTTGGGTTTAACTACTGGATGGTATATCTCGCTGAGCAGACACTTACAAGTGGATTGGTGGCTCTTGTTTTTTCTACTATGCTGTTCATGAATATTTTCAACAGTCGTATTTTTCTGAAGAATGTTATCCCCTGGAAGGTGTATGGCGGGGCAGTTCTTGGGTTAACGGGTATCGTGATGATTTTCTACCGTGACCTGCTGAGCTTTTCTTTCTCTGATGCTGCTTCCATTGCGCTGTTGCAAGCGGTTGGTGCAGCATACATTGCATCTTTGGGTAATATCATTTCGGCAAGGAATCAGTCAGCCGGTTTGCCCGTAATCCAAACTAATGCTATAGGGATGACTTATGGCGCAATTGCAATGGCTGTGGTCGCTTTGTTGGCTGGATATGAATTTTCATACAGTGTAGCGTTCTCCTATAGTCTTTCCCTGCTGTACTTGGGCGTGTTTGGGTCCGTTTTTGCATTCGGGGCTTACCTGAGTTTAATAGGTCGAATTGGCGCCAGCCGGGCGGGATATGTTCAGCTGGTAGTTCCCATCATCGCCCTCATATTATCCACCATATTTGAAAACTATAGCTGGACGATAACAGCCATGGTGGGGGTGGCTTTCATTATCTCCGGTAACTTTATTGTACTGGAACGTGGTAAAACAAAGCAGGCGCCTCTTTCACAAAGAACTTGA
- a CDS encoding fasciclin domain-containing protein codes for MFKKTFNPVLLFTIIGFLAFACTNKNQQSSSSNVSSNTLGQAGVVDEVSEPNILQIAQSSEDHTTLAAAIEAAGIQKVLVNAGPLTVFAPVNEAFDALPEGTVEELLKPENKKKLANILTSHASPSSLKMSQLTDGFQIYLATGQYVQVEKKDGETYVNGAKILGTVSATNGIIHVVDKVFLF; via the coding sequence ATGTTTAAGAAAACGTTTAATCCCGTACTGCTCTTCACAATAATTGGATTTTTAGCTTTTGCCTGTACGAATAAGAATCAACAATCCAGCTCAAGTAATGTGTCTTCAAATACTCTTGGGCAGGCCGGAGTTGTTGATGAAGTGTCTGAGCCTAATATTCTTCAAATTGCCCAAAGCTCTGAAGACCATACAACCTTGGCAGCAGCTATTGAGGCAGCAGGAATTCAAAAAGTATTGGTTAATGCCGGCCCTCTTACAGTTTTTGCCCCTGTAAATGAAGCCTTTGATGCTCTTCCTGAAGGTACAGTGGAAGAACTGCTAAAGCCTGAAAACAAGAAAAAATTAGCTAACATTCTAACCTCACATGCCTCGCCTTCTTCTTTGAAAATGAGTCAGTTAACCGATGGGTTTCAAATTTACCTTGCCACGGGCCAATATGTACAGGTAGAAAAGAAGGATGGGGAAACCTATGTAAACGGGGCTAAAATCTTAGGTACCGTAAGTGCTACCAATGGAATTATTCACGTAGTTGACAAGGTCTTTTTATTCTAA
- a CDS encoding MarR family winged helix-turn-helix transcriptional regulator, whose translation MDANATATAQKNVWRELRTNIFETEVWLRAAIKEFLDEFDLTPQQLSILRILKAANNEPMSTKQIQEEMMDKSSDTSRLVDRLIKKDLVRKRKDPNDGRLIQVFIKYEGLRLLAQIEDRIHTLDEKFTLLSEEEAEQLNWLLEKARS comes from the coding sequence ATGGATGCTAACGCTACTGCAACGGCTCAAAAAAATGTATGGCGGGAACTGAGAACGAACATCTTTGAAACGGAAGTCTGGCTTCGGGCGGCCATAAAGGAGTTCCTGGATGAATTCGATTTAACACCGCAGCAGCTTTCAATACTCAGAATATTGAAGGCAGCCAATAACGAACCGATGTCCACCAAGCAAATCCAGGAGGAAATGATGGACAAAAGCTCGGATACTTCCCGCCTTGTGGACAGGCTTATAAAAAAAGACCTCGTTCGAAAAAGAAAGGATCCTAATGACGGTCGCTTGATTCAGGTGTTCATCAAATACGAAGGCCTTCGTTTATTGGCACAGATCGAAGATCGTATTCATACCCTCGATGAAAAGTTCACGCTGCTTTCCGAAGAAGAAGCCGAGCAGCTGAACTGGCTGCTCGAAAAAGCGCGTTCTTGA
- a CDS encoding VOC family protein, with amino-acid sequence MNNAINWFEIPANDIGRAKKFYETIFEFEMPELDIGDGLRMALFPATTGTVGGTIIENKEWYFPSESHGPLLYLNANPNLQHILDRVEEAGGKVMIPKRLITEDNGYMAVILDSEGNRIALHSNE; translated from the coding sequence ATGAATAATGCGATAAACTGGTTCGAGATACCGGCCAACGATATTGGCCGGGCAAAAAAATTCTACGAAACAATCTTTGAGTTTGAAATGCCGGAACTTGACATAGGAGATGGTTTACGTATGGCACTTTTCCCGGCTACTACCGGAACTGTGGGTGGCACTATCATTGAGAATAAGGAATGGTACTTTCCGAGTGAAAGTCACGGCCCGCTTTTATACCTGAATGCCAATCCCAATTTACAACACATTCTTGACCGGGTGGAAGAGGCCGGGGGGAAAGTCATGATCCCAAAAAGACTTATCACCGAAGATAATGGCTATATGGCCGTGATACTGGATAGCGAAGGAAACCGAATAGCGCTCCATTCCAACGAATAA
- the ppgK gene encoding polyphosphate--glucose phosphotransferase — translation MEVLGIDIGSYGIKGAIVDTDKGEIVSKKRTTDKIDDTRPHKLISKLHKVVKKFDWDGPIGCAFPAATSKGIVLSTTRMDQGWVDADADHLFTEITGCNVSVINDTDAVGLAEMKFGVGKEQRGTVIVLTVGTGIGSSIFVDGTLVPNTELGQVEIKGISIEERASNRVRKEEGIRKKTWGKRLQLVLEQYERLFHPDLFILGGQLSKKADKTFPYIKIKTKFKAASLLNNASIVGAAYYAASVQLKNKEFYR, via the coding sequence GTGGAAGTTTTAGGGATCGATATTGGAAGTTACGGCATCAAAGGTGCCATCGTGGATACAGACAAAGGAGAGATTGTATCCAAGAAACGAACAACCGACAAAATTGATGATACCCGCCCGCATAAGCTCATCTCAAAACTGCACAAGGTGGTTAAGAAGTTTGACTGGGATGGCCCGATCGGATGCGCCTTCCCGGCAGCGACCAGCAAAGGAATCGTACTCTCCACAACCCGGATGGATCAAGGCTGGGTGGATGCCGATGCCGACCACCTGTTTACTGAAATCACCGGCTGCAATGTCAGCGTAATTAACGATACAGATGCTGTTGGCTTAGCGGAAATGAAATTTGGCGTTGGCAAAGAACAGCGCGGAACCGTAATTGTATTGACGGTGGGCACCGGAATTGGCTCATCCATTTTTGTGGATGGCACGTTGGTTCCCAACACTGAATTAGGTCAGGTTGAAATAAAGGGAATTAGCATTGAAGAAAGAGCCTCGAACCGGGTCCGGAAAGAAGAAGGAATCCGAAAGAAAACCTGGGGCAAACGCCTACAGCTGGTATTAGAGCAGTATGAGCGGCTTTTTCATCCCGATCTTTTCATCCTTGGCGGGCAGCTTTCCAAAAAAGCTGATAAAACCTTTCCTTACATCAAAATAAAGACCAAGTTTAAGGCTGCCAGCCTGCTTAATAATGCAAGTATTGTGGGCGCGGCTTATTACGCGGCCTCGGTTCAGCTTAAGAATAAAGAGTTCTACCGGTAG